In Terriglobia bacterium, the DNA window TAACATCCTGGTAAAAGGCAATGAGATCTATCAGAACAATTATGCCGGCTATTCTTATGACTGGGAAGCCGGCGGGGCCAAGATCGGCTCCTATTCGACGCACGTGACCTTTGACAGCAACTACGTGCATGACAACAAGGGGCCGGGGTTGCACGGGGATATCGGCTGCGATTATTTCGTTTTTGAGAACAACCACACGGCGCGGAATGTGGGCAGCGGCATCCATTGGGAAATCAGCTACCATGCGGTGATCCGGAACAATCTGATTGAAGACGACGGCTTTTCACCGGACGGAACCACGTTCTGGTACGGAGGCGGGATTCTGGTGTCAAACTCCGAGAACGTGGAGGTCTACGGCAATACGGTGAAGGATTGCATGAACGGAATCGGAGGGACTCAGGCAGACCGCGGAACCAACGCCAGGACGGGCGCCACCTATAATCTTAAGAACCTCTACGTCCACGACAACACCATCACCCAGAACACGGGCTCCGCGGCCGGAATTGTCAAGTCTTCAAAACTCGATAACTCTGTGTTTACCTCCTGGAACAACCGCTTCGACAAGAATACCTATCACTTGGGGGCGTCATCAGGAAAATATTTTGAATGGTTGAATGCCGCGGAAACACTTACGGCTTGGGAAAGGCGCGGCTGGGACCAGTAGCCACCTGAACAAGCAGTCAACGCCATTGGCGGCTTTTCTGTTTGTCCATTTCGATCGCAGAGAGTCGCTCTATTGAACCTGTTGAGAGGTTGACCATGATCACGACAGCCAGAAGCGTCCCGGTTTCCCCGAACGTCGCTAGGCCTCAGGCCGGAGGCCCGCCGCCCCGCATCGTTACGACGAGCTGGGACGACGGCGACCCCCTTGACTTCCGGATCGCTGAAATGCTTCATGCGCGCAAACTACCTGCGACGTTTTACGTTCCCATCACGGGACACCACGGCGCCCGTGCGCTTGGCCGAAGTGAATTGCGGACACTCAGCAAGGAGGGTTTTGAGATCGGCGGACACGGATTTTCACACCTCATTCTCCCTCAATGCTCCAGAAAAGTTGTCAGGCAGGAAGTTGAAGTCTGCAAGCATAGTCTTGAAGACATCCTGGGCAAAGAGGTGCGCATGTTTGCTTACCCTCGCGGACGCCACAGCACTGTGGCAGTCCGGTCTGTCAAGCGCGCAGGGTACGCCGGCGCCCGGACGACGGAGATGTTTTCTCTGGACCTCCATTTCGACCCTTACCGGATGCCAACCACCATCCACGTCTTTCCACACTCAAAATCAGAGTACCTGCGCAACATGGCAAGGGCCGTGGATGTGGGGAAGGCATGGAAATACCTCCGGCAATTGTGGCACGTGAAAAGCTGGGTGGAGCTGTCCAAAGTCCTGTTTGATTCCACGATGCAGGAGTGCGGTGTTTTTCACCTTTACGGCCATTCCTGGGAGATTGATGAGTTGGGGCTCTGGGATGACCTCGAAGAGATCCTGGACTACATTTGCAATCGAAAAAACGTCCTGTATTTGCCGAATAGCGAAGCCTTGGCGTACCGAACGGTCAGACGCTTCCTGCCTCTCAAAAACCACTGCGCGCTGGAAGGATGAAAATTCTTCTCGTACATAACGAATACCAGCAGCCAGGCGGCGAAGACACCGTCTTCCGGCTTGAGCACCAGCTCCTTTCGAGCTTCGGACACCGCGTGGTGACTTACAGGCGCACCAATCTTGAGATTAATGGCTATTCGACTATTCGGCGTCTGCTGATGCTCAGGCAAATGGCGTGGGCCGAGGATTCGAAGCGCGACGTAGCCAGTATCCTCAGGCAAGAGAAACCTGACGTTGTCCATGTCCATAATACTTTCACGCAAATTTCCCCCTCCATCTACACAGAGTGTGTTGCCGCCGGGGTGCCGGTGGTGCAAACCCTTCACAACTTTCGACTGCTTTGTCCCGCCGCAACATTTTATCGCGACGGCCGCGTCTGCGATGAGTGTGTTACCCACGGTCTTGGACGAAGCATTTTGCACGGATGCTATCGAAATTCCCGCTGCTCGACAGCAGCCGTCACCGCGATGCTGGCGGCGCACCGAAGACTCGGGACCTGGAACCGTAAGATTACGTCCTACATTGCACTGACAGAGTTTGCCCGGCAGCAATTCATCAGGGGAGGACTTCCGAGTGGGAAAATCCACGTGAAACCCAACTTTGCGGCTCCCGACCCGAATCAGGGAACGCAAAGCGGCGGCTATGCCATCTATGTGGGGCGCTTGTCGCCAGAAAAAGGGCTGTCAACCTTGCTGCACGCATGGCATCGCCTCAGGAACAAGCTTCCGCTTCACATTGTGGGTGACGGTCCTTTGCGGCCGGAGTTGAACAAGTATGTCGAGCAAAGGGGGCTGTCGTCGGTCCGCTTCATGGGCCGGTTGGATCACGCGGAAACCCAGGAGGCCATCAAGGAGGCACGTTTCCTCATCCTGCCCAGCGTGTGCTACGAGAATTTTCCCATGACCATTGTGGAAGCCTTCGCCGGCGGAACTCCGGTGATTTGTTCCCGCCTGGGGGCTATGCGTGAAATTGTGACGCACCAGCGCACCGGTCTTCATGTCGATCCGAGCAGCAGTGAGCAACTCGCGGACAGCGTCGCCTGGGGATGGGATCACGCCCCGCGCATGCGAGCCATGGGGATGGCCGCGCGGCGGGAATTCGAACTCAAATACACTGCTGAAAGGAACCATTCGCTGCTGATGGATATTTACCAGCAGGCTACACAAAGGCCGTGCGCGCCGGATGTGCAGTCCCATCCTCAGACTGAAGCATTGGAGACGTCCAATCCTGGCCTCTGCTAATCCAAAATTGCCGATACCCATGACTACTGCGTACAAAAATCAGATGCCAGTCTTTCGTGTTCTTGGAGTGCCTGTCAACGCAATCCAGATTCCCGGGGCCATTGCAACCATGGAGGGTTGGATCCGCAAGCGGGCCGGAACTCATTTTGTAACGGTCACGGGGATGCACGGCGTTGTAGAGGCGCATCACCATGACGCGTTCAAAAACATCTTGAACTCGGCGGACATGGTTGTTCCGGACGGAATGCCGCTCGTCTGGATGGGGCGAAGGCACGGATTTAGGATGCCCCGCCGGGTGTACGGCCCTGAGCTGATGGAAACATTCTTCAAGCAAACGGGAAGCCGCTACAGCCATTTCTTCTATGGCGGAGCCGAAGGTGTGGCTGATCTGCTAGCCCGCAAAATGCAGCTTGAATATGGCATCAGAATCGCCGGCACGTTTTGCCCGCCTTTCCGACGGCTGACCTCGGAAGAAGAGTCGGAGGTCGCGGGGATGATTCAATCGGCCGCGCCAGATGTGCTCTGGGTGGGCCTGAGCACGCCGAAACAGGAAGAGTGGATGTGGTCCTTCCGTGAAAGAGTTGGCGTGCCCGCGATGGTGGGGGTTGGGGCCGCATTCGATTTCCACACGGGGAGGGCCAGGCAGGCGCCCGTTTGGATGCGTGAAAACGGGCTGGAATGGCTCTTCCGCCTGGTTTCAGAGCCGCGCAGATTGTGGCGCCGCTATCTGGTTTACGGATCGCAGTTTATCTGGAACGTCAATCTGGAAATCCTCAAACTCAGAAAATTCAATTAGCCGACAAGGAGGCACAATATGGACTGGAAAAAGTGCAACGTCTTGGTTACAGGTGGAGCTTCATTCATTGGCTCGACCCTGGTTGATGCCCTGCTGAGGAAGGGCGCAAAAGTGCGTGTGGTGGATGACTTGAGCAGCGGAAAGCTTGAAAACATCGCCACTCACGTTATGGACCAGAAGGTGGAGTTCATGGAGAATGATCTCCGCGAACCGGGCGTTGCCGAAAACGCTGTCAAAGGAATGGATGTGGTGTTTCACCTGGCCGCCGACCATGGCGGGCGCGGCTATGTGGACCTGCATCAAGCGGCCTGCGCGTCAAACCTTATGTTGGATGGGGTGGTCTTTCGTGCCTGCCACAAGGCGCAAGTTGGCAAAGTGGTGTATGCCTCATCCGGCTGCGTCTACCCCAACTATATTCAGACCGACCCGGACCAGATACTCTATCTCACCGAGGATTCGGCCGGCCCGCCCTATGATGCGGACAATATGTACGGGTGGGCTAAGCTCATGGCCGAGATGACGCTCCGCGCCTATTCCAAGGAGTATGGCTTAAAGTCTGCTTCCTGCCGCTACTTCACTGTTTACGGGCCTCGTGGCGTCGAGAATCATGCTGTCATCGCCATGATCGCCCGCGCCTTCGTGAAGCAGGACCCGTTTGTTGTCTGGGGTACCGGGGAACAGATTCGAAACTGGACTTACATCGACGACATCGTCAGCGGCACCATTCTGGCGGCGGAGAAGATTGACGATGGCACGGCTGTGAACCTCGGCACAATGGAGCGCATCCGAGTGATTGATGCCGCCAAGGAAATCCTGCGGTATATGGGGCACGAGGCGCGGATTGAACCCCATCCGGAAATGCCAACAGGCCCTTACAATCGCGTGGCCGACAACTCACTGGCCAGGAAGCTGTTGGGATGGGAGCCGAAGATGATGTTCATGGACGGCCTCCACCGGACGATCGACTGGTATGTCTCCGCCAGAGAGCAGGAGCAGGTAGCATCCACCCTGGAAGGGATGCTGACAGAGAGGTAAGTGCCTCCTACTGCGGGGAAGGTGGTTCCCCAGGCCATCTTCCCTGGCTGCCAGCATTGCATCGCCAGCTTATTTCGGAGGTCGTTCTACGCTTCACCACAAGCGTGCTCGCGGCCTCTCGTTTGTGGCACTCTCAGTTTTTCCCGCCTCAGATTCCCTACCGTCCCCATATCACCTACGTAACCCCAGCGTCAACTTAATTGTGAATCAGTCGAATAGGGATGAATGTCCCTCCGCCCGGACTGTTGACGTTCGGTGTCCCTCCTGAGCCGCCTGTTCCGCACCCTCCAACCTGTACAACGACGGCATTGATTGTATCGGTAGTGGAAAAGTGCAGCGCATCTTGGAAAAACAGACTCATGTACCCCTGGACCGTGACCGTGCTTCCTCCCGGCGAAAGCGTGGATCCGTCGTACAACACTACGTTGGCATATGAATCGCTTGCTCCTTGAGGTAGTCTAAATTGATCACCGGCGTTGTATCCATATGGATTGTTCGCTCCCGCGATAACTGTGAAAGGTGATGCTGGGCTGCCGGTTGGACAAGATGCCTGGGCGTTGGCACCCGGCAGCGCGTACGGAGCACACATATAATCCTGCCCATTGTTCAGGCCATCGGGCAGGTTGTTGACCACGCCGGTGGCGGGACACTGGCCGCTGCAACCGCCACCGCCGCAAGAGTGGATCAGGCAATCAACCCCGGCGTCTGTGGGGCCAACTTTCTTGCCGTTTAGAGTACTGAGGGTACCCGTGCAGGCAACAGACCGGGAAGCACATTCTCTGATGTACTGACTGTATGCCATGCCGCTCTGCGAGGTAAAGGCAATTGTGTACCACTGGCTTGGGACGGGGTTATTGAGATCGCTGTGCAGCACCCACGGCGCGCCGATATCACCGCTAGTCGGGGCGCATTCATTCAGGGATGAATCCCATACGCAATCGTTTGGATGGAGGGCGATGCCCGCATTAGGGCTCGTATTGGGATAGACGTAGTAGGACATGACCCATGGGGTAGATGTTGAGTACGTATAGCCGGAAGGACAATCGCCCTGTGTAACACCGGTGCCGCCGCAATGACAGTTTGTGTTCGCCATAGAGGGGCTAATATCCGCGCGAACCGGGAAGTTGGGGTCGCAGTTCGGGACGATAAAAGGCTTAACGCAGCCCACGCCGACATTGGTGTTGGTTCCGCCGGGATTAAAAGCCTCGGCTGTGGCTGAGGCTGAAACGTTCATCGAGTTGATGCCGAAAATCTTGGCAAAAAATGTGGGCATGGCGTCACTGTGGGTTGAATCCCTGTAAACCGTGACCGTTATCTGTGGTTCCCCGCTTCCTCCGCTTGGAAGGACATCGTGACTATAATCAAATGCAGTGCCAACCGTGGAGGAGGTTGGTGCAAGCCCCATCACGGGGTTCTGGGCGGCCACGGCAATGGCATTCTGCGAGGCCAGAGTCTCGTCCGAACTGCCTGCCGTACAGCCGGTTGAAGTACAGTTATCACGAAATGCCTTCGCGCCCGCCAGCGCTGCGGCGTCTGCGGCACGTTGGCATTGCGCTCGGGCCAGGTAACCTGCCACCAGGTCAATCGAAAGTGCGCACATCCCTAGCATCATCACCAGGGAAGCGGCGACGATAAGCAGCGTCACTCCCTTGTCATTTAAATCCAGCCTACTCGTTCTGAGTCGCATCGTCTCCTCCCGGCATATCAGCGCTAGCTTCCGTTCGTAATGTTCTCCATTACGGCGTCGGACCTAAATATGTACTGGCCTGTAGGGCCGGTCGCACCCGGCACAAGAAGGCCGATAATCCTGCCAAACATAAAAGTGTACGGATAAGAAATCGTTACTTTCGTGCTTTTGATTGGGGAGGTTGTGTCATACGGGTTCGGCGTGTCATAAGCTTTGTAAATAACCAGGGTCACGTTGTTGCACGCGTACGTCCAGGTCAGCACCGGCGCGAATGTAGCTGTTGCTGTACTTAGGCAGGCCCCCTGATTCAATCCGGCTGCCGTCAGGTAATTCGCCACGGTCTTCGCCGTCGCCTGGACTGCGCACGGCGTTCCGCTGCCGGGAGAATTGATGGTCCATGCCGTCGGGCAATCTGAATCGTTTAAGGGCGTGGAAGAAATGAGACGAGCTGCTTCTCGAGCTGTGTTGGACGTTATATGCTTGGTGTTGTAAGCTCGGGCAAAATCAATAATGCCCACGACCAGTACCAGCAACAGAGGTAACGCCATGGCGAACTCAAGGAGTTCCGCGCCCTCGATGCCCCGGAACCCTGTCCGCAGAGGGCCCCGCCGCGCGTATGCCCAGACCGTACGCCTTTCACCAGGCTCTGAGGCACCAGTCCGGCTATTCTTATCGATTTTCTCGTTCCTGAATGACCCTTTCATTTGAAAAGCTCCTCAAGTAACCTTTCAACTTGCAAAATCAGGGGCAAGTCGGTTGGCCAGTCGCACCATCGACAGGCTGATTTTCCATGCGCATCGTCACGCTCGTCGCAATATTAATTGTCGAAGCGTTTAAGGACGTAAACGGAATGGCAAGGCGGAGTGGGTACTTAAAGCTGACTTCTATTCCGCATTGCTGAGAGCTGGAGTCGCTTGTTGGATTCATCACCACGGCCTGCTGGCAAAGCGTCTGCTGTACCACTGTGTTGTTTGGGTCAAGATGCGATGCAAGAAGCGAGGGAGCGACGTAGTTTGTGAATTCGTAAGTTGGGTTTGATATACAAGCCGGAGAACTGGTGGTTCCTGCAGAGGTGTATGTTTCCATCGTTTGATTTGCGCCGGGATTGCAGGTTGCGCAACTGGGCAGAACAGCGTAACGTGCCCCTTCCCGGGCAGCGCGCGTAATGGTTTCATAAACGTTATAAGCCCGTCCCAGCCAGACCGTTCCCAAAAGCAGCATCATCAGGATAGGAATGACCAAAGCGGCTTCGACGAGTTCGGCGCCTGATTCTTCTCTCCATCTCCTGAAGGATATGGCGCCAGGCAGGACCGAGATTCGAGGATATGCGACCATCTTCCCTCCCATTACAGGCGCTCGGGAAGCACGAAGGGCAGAATTGGTTACAGAATTACCCTTGTTACAAACAAGTCCCAAATGTGCAACCCAACTGCGTGTCGATACTGCCAAACCTGGCGGAAAACGATGGGGCGTGAGGATTAGCGATCGTGATGGAAACGATAGTGTAACGTCCGCACGTCTTCCGCTCGAGGCCTCTGAATTTCCGCGACTTCACGAACTAAATCGTCATGCGAGTAGTTGTCTCCCCTCGCAATGTGGCATGCTCAGCGACACACCGGAGGCCTTATGAGCGCACTTCGGTTCCCGGCATGGAGCATGATCAGATTCAGGTCGAGTGCGCCCACGCGGAGGTCTCCCGTGTCAGCCATTCCGGAAGCGCTATTCGCGCCCGTAATTCCGCGTTTCGCCCGTCGTCGAACGTTGGCGAGTTGCGTACCGCCCGCAGGAAAGCAGGCGAACGCAAAACGTACAATTGAAGGTAGACACGCCTAATATA includes these proteins:
- a CDS encoding WecB/TagA/CpsF family glycosyltransferase, with protein sequence MPVFRVLGVPVNAIQIPGAIATMEGWIRKRAGTHFVTVTGMHGVVEAHHHDAFKNILNSADMVVPDGMPLVWMGRRHGFRMPRRVYGPELMETFFKQTGSRYSHFFYGGAEGVADLLARKMQLEYGIRIAGTFCPPFRRLTSEEESEVAGMIQSAAPDVLWVGLSTPKQEEWMWSFRERVGVPAMVGVGAAFDFHTGRARQAPVWMRENGLEWLFRLVSEPRRLWRRYLVYGSQFIWNVNLEILKLRKFN
- a CDS encoding pilus assembly protein TadG-related protein; translation: MRLRTSRLDLNDKGVTLLIVAASLVMMLGMCALSIDLVAGYLARAQCQRAADAAALAGAKAFRDNCTSTGCTAGSSDETLASQNAIAVAAQNPVMGLAPTSSTVGTAFDYSHDVLPSGGSGEPQITVTVYRDSTHSDAMPTFFAKIFGINSMNVSASATAEAFNPGGTNTNVGVGCVKPFIVPNCDPNFPVRADISPSMANTNCHCGGTGVTQGDCPSGYTYSTSTPWVMSYYVYPNTSPNAGIALHPNDCVWDSSLNECAPTSGDIGAPWVLHSDLNNPVPSQWYTIAFTSQSGMAYSQYIRECASRSVACTGTLSTLNGKKVGPTDAGVDCLIHSCGGGGCSGQCPATGVVNNLPDGLNNGQDYMCAPYALPGANAQASCPTGSPASPFTVIAGANNPYGYNAGDQFRLPQGASDSYANVVLYDGSTLSPGGSTVTVQGYMSLFFQDALHFSTTDTINAVVVQVGGCGTGGSGGTPNVNSPGGGTFIPIRLIHN
- a CDS encoding polysaccharide deacetylase family protein, producing the protein MITTARSVPVSPNVARPQAGGPPPRIVTTSWDDGDPLDFRIAEMLHARKLPATFYVPITGHHGARALGRSELRTLSKEGFEIGGHGFSHLILPQCSRKVVRQEVEVCKHSLEDILGKEVRMFAYPRGRHSTVAVRSVKRAGYAGARTTEMFSLDLHFDPYRMPTTIHVFPHSKSEYLRNMARAVDVGKAWKYLRQLWHVKSWVELSKVLFDSTMQECGVFHLYGHSWEIDELGLWDDLEEILDYICNRKNVLYLPNSEALAYRTVRRFLPLKNHCALEG
- a CDS encoding TadE family protein, producing the protein MKGSFRNEKIDKNSRTGASEPGERRTVWAYARRGPLRTGFRGIEGAELLEFAMALPLLLVLVVGIIDFARAYNTKHITSNTAREAARLISSTPLNDSDCPTAWTINSPGSGTPCAVQATAKTVANYLTAAGLNQGACLSTATATFAPVLTWTYACNNVTLVIYKAYDTPNPYDTTSPIKSTKVTISYPYTFMFGRIIGLLVPGATGPTGQYIFRSDAVMENITNGS
- a CDS encoding SDR family NAD(P)-dependent oxidoreductase, which gives rise to MDWKKCNVLVTGGASFIGSTLVDALLRKGAKVRVVDDLSSGKLENIATHVMDQKVEFMENDLREPGVAENAVKGMDVVFHLAADHGGRGYVDLHQAACASNLMLDGVVFRACHKAQVGKVVYASSGCVYPNYIQTDPDQILYLTEDSAGPPYDADNMYGWAKLMAEMTLRAYSKEYGLKSASCRYFTVYGPRGVENHAVIAMIARAFVKQDPFVVWGTGEQIRNWTYIDDIVSGTILAAEKIDDGTAVNLGTMERIRVIDAAKEILRYMGHEARIEPHPEMPTGPYNRVADNSLARKLLGWEPKMMFMDGLHRTIDWYVSAREQEQVASTLEGMLTER
- a CDS encoding right-handed parallel beta-helix repeat-containing protein; this translates as NILVKGNEIYQNNYAGYSYDWEAGGAKIGSYSTHVTFDSNYVHDNKGPGLHGDIGCDYFVFENNHTARNVGSGIHWEISYHAVIRNNLIEDDGFSPDGTTFWYGGGILVSNSENVEVYGNTVKDCMNGIGGTQADRGTNARTGATYNLKNLYVHDNTITQNTGSAAGIVKSSKLDNSVFTSWNNRFDKNTYHLGASSGKYFEWLNAAETLTAWERRGWDQ
- a CDS encoding glycosyltransferase family 4 protein; this encodes MKILLVHNEYQQPGGEDTVFRLEHQLLSSFGHRVVTYRRTNLEINGYSTIRRLLMLRQMAWAEDSKRDVASILRQEKPDVVHVHNTFTQISPSIYTECVAAGVPVVQTLHNFRLLCPAATFYRDGRVCDECVTHGLGRSILHGCYRNSRCSTAAVTAMLAAHRRLGTWNRKITSYIALTEFARQQFIRGGLPSGKIHVKPNFAAPDPNQGTQSGGYAIYVGRLSPEKGLSTLLHAWHRLRNKLPLHIVGDGPLRPELNKYVEQRGLSSVRFMGRLDHAETQEAIKEARFLILPSVCYENFPMTIVEAFAGGTPVICSRLGAMREIVTHQRTGLHVDPSSSEQLADSVAWGWDHAPRMRAMGMAARREFELKYTAERNHSLLMDIYQQATQRPCAPDVQSHPQTEALETSNPGLC
- a CDS encoding TadE family protein, which produces MVAYPRISVLPGAISFRRWREESGAELVEAALVIPILMMLLLGTVWLGRAYNVYETITRAAREGARYAVLPSCATCNPGANQTMETYTSAGTTSSPACISNPTYEFTNYVAPSLLASHLDPNNTVVQQTLCQQAVVMNPTSDSSSQQCGIEVSFKYPLRLAIPFTSLNASTINIATSVTMRMENQPVDGATGQPTCP